One Methanocaldococcus villosus KIN24-T80 genomic window carries:
- the fen gene encoding flap endonuclease-1 codes for MGVPIGDYIPKKPISFEDLKGKKIAVDAMNILYQFLTSIRLKDGSPLKNKKGEITSAYNGLFYKTINLLEKGIIPIYVFDGEAPKLKERIREIRREMKEKAKEKLKEASDEEKVKYAKRIAYLNNNMVENCKYLLKLMGIPYVEAPSEGEAQASYMAKKGDVYAVLSQDYDSLLYGAPRVVRNLTTNDQPEIVELNEVLNTLRISLDDLIDLAIFLGTDYNPGGVKGIGFKRALEIIRSGMAKELLKKEVKEYDEIVNIFKNPKVTDNYSLNLRLPNKEGIIKFLVDEHDFNYERVKKHADRLYRIIEGMTKQKTLDAWF; via the coding sequence ATGGGTGTTCCTATAGGAGATTATATACCTAAAAAACCAATCTCATTTGAAGACTTAAAAGGAAAAAAGATAGCTGTTGATGCCATGAATATCCTTTATCAGTTTTTAACTTCAATAAGGTTAAAAGATGGGTCTCCATTAAAAAATAAAAAAGGAGAAATTACCTCAGCATACAATGGTTTATTTTATAAAACTATTAACTTGTTAGAAAAAGGAATAATACCCATATATGTTTTTGATGGGGAGGCTCCAAAATTGAAAGAGAGGATTAGAGAAATAAGAAGAGAAATGAAAGAGAAAGCAAAAGAAAAATTAAAAGAAGCTTCTGATGAAGAGAAAGTAAAGTATGCTAAAAGAATAGCCTATCTAAACAATAATATGGTTGAAAATTGTAAATACTTATTAAAGTTGATGGGTATTCCTTATGTTGAAGCTCCATCTGAAGGAGAAGCACAGGCTAGTTATATGGCTAAAAAAGGAGATGTTTATGCTGTTTTAAGTCAAGATTATGATTCTCTATTATATGGAGCTCCAAGAGTTGTTAGAAATTTGACAACAAATGATCAGCCTGAAATTGTAGAATTGAATGAGGTTCTCAATACTCTTAGAATAAGTTTAGATGATCTTATAGATCTTGCTATATTTTTAGGTACTGATTATAATCCTGGAGGAGTAAAAGGAATAGGATTTAAAAGAGCATTAGAGATTATCAGAAGTGGAATGGCTAAAGAGTTATTAAAGAAAGAAGTTAAAGAATATGATGAAATTGTTAATATATTTAAAAATCCCAAAGTTACTGATAATTACTCTCTAAATTTAAGACTACCAAACAAAGAAGGAATAATAAAATTTTTGGTAGATGAGCATGACTTTAACTATGAAAGAGTAAAAAAGCATGCTGATAGATTATACAGAATAATTGAAGGCATGACTAAACAGAAAACTTTAGATGCATGGTTTTAA
- the gatB gene encoding Asp-tRNA(Asn)/Glu-tRNA(Gln) amidotransferase subunit GatB, with protein sequence MEDVEMKCGLEIHVQIDTESKLFCKCPTNYLDAEPNTNICPICMGLPGAKPMGVNKKALEVAIMVAKMLNCNIVVDQDIYFQRKHYDYPDLPSGYQRTSTPIGVDGEFLGIRIREIHLEEDPGQYNPSLGLVDFNRSGTPLIEIVTEPDIKSPEQAREFLKNLMTLFRYLGCLRGEGTMRADVNISINYMGVQGERVEVKNINSIKGVYKVLKYELIRQKNIIKRGGKIKRETRAFLESQMITKSMREKETAEDYRYIPDPDIQPIVITSDWVKEIEEKMPETPLAKKKRFVEQYGIDERDAEILVADLDMAELFEKVVKEFPNDVELVVTWIRNELRRSLNYHKVNLYESGINEKHMIELIKLIKDEVISQKIAKELIDELVINRGKKLPTEIVEEKGLKVIKDDNFLEKAVEQAINENQKAVEDYLSGKKEALNFLVGQVMKLTKGRAEPKKVVELLRQKLVK encoded by the coding sequence ATGGAAGATGTAGAAATGAAATGTGGGTTAGAAATACATGTTCAGATTGATACTGAATCTAAGCTATTTTGTAAATGCCCAACAAATTATTTAGATGCTGAACCAAACACAAATATTTGCCCAATTTGTATGGGTTTGCCTGGAGCTAAACCAATGGGTGTTAATAAAAAAGCTTTAGAAGTAGCCATAATGGTAGCAAAAATGTTAAACTGTAACATTGTTGTAGATCAAGATATTTATTTCCAAAGAAAACATTATGACTACCCTGACTTACCAAGTGGATATCAAAGAACTTCAACACCTATTGGTGTGGATGGAGAATTTTTAGGAATTAGAATAAGAGAAATTCATTTAGAAGAAGATCCTGGGCAGTATAATCCAAGTTTAGGATTAGTAGATTTTAACAGAAGTGGGACTCCTCTTATAGAAATAGTTACAGAGCCTGACATAAAGAGTCCTGAACAGGCAAGAGAATTTTTAAAAAATTTAATGACTTTGTTTAGATATCTTGGCTGTCTTAGAGGAGAAGGAACAATGAGGGCTGATGTAAATATCTCCATAAATTACATGGGTGTTCAAGGTGAGAGGGTAGAAGTAAAAAATATTAACTCTATTAAAGGAGTTTATAAAGTGTTAAAATATGAATTAATAAGGCAGAAAAATATAATAAAAAGAGGAGGGAAGATAAAAAGAGAAACTAGAGCTTTTTTAGAAAGCCAGATGATAACTAAATCAATGAGAGAAAAAGAAACTGCTGAAGATTATAGATACATCCCCGACCCAGATATACAACCAATAGTAATAACCAGTGATTGGGTTAAAGAAATTGAAGAAAAGATGCCAGAAACTCCTTTAGCTAAGAAAAAAAGATTTGTTGAACAATATGGGATAGATGAAAGAGATGCTGAAATTTTAGTTGCTGATTTAGATATGGCAGAATTATTTGAGAAAGTAGTTAAAGAATTTCCAAATGATGTTGAGTTAGTAGTAACATGGATTAGAAATGAGCTTAGAAGATCATTAAACTATCATAAAGTTAATTTATATGAAAGTGGGATTAATGAGAAGCATATGATAGAGCTTATTAAATTAATAAAAGATGAAGTTATATCTCAAAAAATAGCTAAAGAGTTAATTGATGAACTTGTTATAAACAGAGGTAAAAAACTACCAACAGAAATTGTTGAAGAAAAAGGGCTTAAAGTTATAAAAGATGACAACTTCTTAGAGAAAGCTGTAGAACAAGCTATAAATGAAAATCAGAAAGCTGTTGAAGATTATCTAAGTGGTAAAAAAGAAGCTTTAAACTTTTTAGTAGGGCAAGTAATGAAATTAACAAAAGGAAGAGCAGAACCAAAAAAAGTTGTTGAGTTATTAAGACAAAAATTAGTTAAATAA
- the ilvN gene encoding acetolactate synthase small subunit, which produces MKHVISALVLNKPGVLQRISGLFSRRGFNISSITVGTTENPNISRMTIVVNGDDKVLEQVVKQLNKLIDVIKVSELQEKKSVQRELCLIKIYAPTESAKSQVIQYTNIFRGNIVDISHESLIVEITGNEDKINAFIDLVKPLGIKEIARTGITALTRGPKVLKPRG; this is translated from the coding sequence ATGAAGCATGTTATTTCAGCACTAGTTTTGAATAAACCAGGAGTTCTACAGAGAATATCAGGTTTATTCTCAAGAAGGGGTTTTAATATTTCATCAATAACAGTTGGTACTACAGAGAACCCAAATATATCAAGGATGACAATAGTTGTTAATGGAGATGATAAAGTTTTGGAACAGGTAGTTAAACAGTTAAATAAGCTTATTGATGTTATAAAGGTTAGTGAGTTACAAGAAAAGAAGTCTGTTCAAAGAGAATTATGTTTAATAAAAATATATGCCCCAACTGAAAGTGCTAAATCACAAGTTATACAATATACAAATATTTTTAGAGGGAATATTGTTGATATCTCTCATGAATCATTAATAGTAGAAATAACAGGTAATGAAGACAAAATAAATGCATTTATAGATCTTGTTAAACCACTGGGAATAAAAGAAATAGCAAGAACTGGAATAACTGCTTTAACAAGAGGACCAAAAGTTCTGAAACCAAGGGGATAA
- a CDS encoding bis-aminopropyl spermidine synthase family protein: MIIGNIGRGKKEINEDDKFNIILDKIAKKVNVSEGRRAVEDIIRIIFREQPISTKKIAQKTRLPLPIVAKVRAMLEREKILKRNKGAILTDLGEKLAKEYLKLRYRGSLICDKCKGRGIILDEFFKEILNKAEKYFKKRPSPNTLIDQSFATLETSVYRVALMCERGDLEGRRIMFVGDDDLTSIPAALTGFADEIAVVDIDERILRIIEEFSKEEDVKIKIVKHDLRKPLPNDLKDSFDTISTDPPYTLNGLRLFLSRGIEALGKEGVAYLSYSHKPIEEFLLVQKAINEMNFVISELIPNFNYYEGSEIIANTTFIARLIGKDLKPNIGDTEKIYTGLVKPVIRYYKCLKCGKIYKLLNERIEDLKCSCGSRKFRMVKREKL; this comes from the coding sequence ATGATTATTGGTAATATTGGAAGAGGAAAGAAAGAAATTAATGAGGATGACAAATTTAACATTATTTTAGATAAGATAGCTAAAAAAGTTAATGTATCTGAAGGTAGAAGAGCTGTTGAGGATATAATAAGAATTATTTTTAGAGAACAGCCAATATCAACAAAAAAGATAGCTCAGAAAACAAGACTACCTTTACCAATAGTAGCAAAAGTTAGGGCTATGTTAGAAAGAGAAAAAATATTAAAGAGAAATAAGGGAGCAATTTTAACAGATCTTGGGGAGAAATTAGCTAAGGAGTATTTAAAATTGAGATATAGAGGATCATTAATATGTGATAAGTGTAAGGGTAGGGGAATAATTTTAGATGAATTTTTTAAAGAGATTTTAAATAAAGCAGAAAAATATTTTAAAAAAAGACCTTCTCCAAATACATTAATAGATCAATCATTTGCCACATTAGAAACATCTGTTTATAGGGTAGCTTTGATGTGTGAGAGAGGGGATTTAGAAGGTAGAAGGATAATGTTTGTTGGTGATGATGACCTCACATCCATCCCTGCAGCTCTTACAGGTTTTGCTGATGAGATTGCAGTAGTTGATATAGATGAGAGGATATTAAGAATAATAGAAGAATTTTCTAAAGAAGAGGATGTTAAGATAAAGATAGTGAAGCATGATTTAAGGAAGCCACTACCAAATGATTTAAAAGATAGTTTTGATACAATATCAACAGATCCACCATATACATTAAATGGGTTAAGACTGTTCTTATCAAGAGGTATTGAAGCATTAGGTAAAGAAGGAGTAGCTTATCTTTCTTATTCTCACAAACCCATAGAAGAGTTTCTATTAGTGCAGAAGGCAATAAATGAAATGAACTTTGTTATTTCTGAATTAATTCCTAATTTTAATTATTATGAAGGTTCTGAAATTATAGCTAATACAACATTCATAGCTAGGTTAATAGGAAAAGACTTAAAACCAAATATAGGAGATACTGAAAAGATATATACTGGCTTAGTTAAGCCTGTTATTAGATATTATAAATGTTTAAAATGTGGAAAGATTTATAAGTTATTAAATGAGAGGATTGAAGATTTAAAATGTTCATGTGGATCAAGAAAGTTTAGGATGGTTAAGAGGGAGAAATTATGA
- the hypE gene encoding hydrogenase expression/formation protein HypE has product MITKMHGAGGRLMIEFIKNQILKNIELKKVNGLGLDDLDDAGTIKLDDKHIAFTTDSYTVKPIFFPGGDIGRLAVSGTVNDLSVVGAKPLALSLAFIIPEGYDEEKIERIIKSINKTSKEAEVAIIAGDTKVTDGLDEIIINTSGVGVAEKVIKDSGVKDGDAIIVSGNIAEHGLAILLSREEFEFETNIKSDVAPLNKMIENILDLEISAMKDPTRGGLAEALNELAEKSSVGITIFEDKIPISDEVSSVCEILGLDPLTIANEGKVVIAVDKKDAEECLERLREHPLGKNAEIIGYATKEHKGVLMETGIGKRIIDYPIGDPIPRVC; this is encoded by the coding sequence ATGATAACAAAGATGCATGGGGCTGGAGGAAGGTTAATGATTGAATTTATAAAAAATCAGATTTTAAAAAATATTGAATTAAAGAAAGTTAATGGTTTAGGTTTAGATGATTTAGATGATGCAGGGACAATTAAATTGGATGACAAGCATATTGCTTTTACAACAGATAGCTATACTGTTAAACCAATATTCTTTCCTGGAGGAGATATTGGAAGATTAGCAGTTTCAGGGACTGTCAATGATTTATCTGTTGTAGGAGCCAAACCTTTAGCTTTATCTTTAGCCTTTATCATTCCAGAAGGTTATGATGAAGAAAAGATAGAAAGGATTATTAAATCTATAAATAAAACTTCTAAAGAAGCTGAAGTAGCAATAATAGCTGGAGATACTAAAGTTACTGATGGGTTAGATGAGATAATAATAAACACTTCTGGTGTAGGGGTAGCTGAGAAGGTAATTAAAGATAGTGGGGTTAAAGATGGTGATGCTATTATTGTGTCTGGCAACATAGCTGAACATGGATTGGCTATTTTATTGTCTAGGGAAGAGTTTGAGTTTGAGACAAATATAAAATCTGATGTAGCTCCTCTTAATAAAATGATAGAAAATATTTTAGATCTTGAAATAAGTGCTATGAAGGATCCTACAAGAGGAGGATTAGCTGAAGCCTTAAATGAATTAGCAGAAAAGAGTAGTGTAGGAATAACAATTTTTGAAGATAAAATCCCTATATCTGATGAAGTTTCATCTGTCTGTGAAATTCTTGGTTTAGACCCTTTAACAATAGCTAATGAAGGAAAAGTTGTTATAGCTGTTGATAAAAAAGATGCTGAAGAATGTTTAGAAAGGCTTAGAGAACACCCACTTGGCAAAAATGCTGAAATAATTGGTTATGCTACAAAAGAACATAAAGGGGTGTTAATGGAAACAGGAATAGGAAAAAGGATAATAGACTATCCAATTGGAGATCCAATACCAAGAGTGTGCTGA
- a CDS encoding S24/S26 family peptidase, whose protein sequence is MRVVIIKKEKIIEWIVFLIVLFLIWSHVNVVVSNSMYPIMKRGDLVIVENAGFEFNPNDVKVGDIVVYSAHWDAYQYILYAISQKLGYDFNNTLFIFNRGDDKLEAKVLGKLKTDVGEFVIINFSTPKLFEKPVIHRVIDKVEFDNRTYFIIKGDNNYMHDPELVSINQIKQRVLTIDGHPLIIPYLGYLSIYAKEYWYIIVLIIIFDILYKQLRGKK, encoded by the coding sequence TTGAGGGTGGTTATTATTAAAAAAGAAAAAATTATTGAATGGATAGTTTTTTTAATAGTTTTGTTCTTGATTTGGAGTCATGTAAATGTTGTTGTATCTAACAGTATGTATCCTATAATGAAAAGAGGAGATTTGGTAATTGTTGAAAATGCAGGTTTTGAGTTTAACCCAAATGATGTTAAAGTTGGAGATATTGTTGTTTATTCAGCACATTGGGATGCCTATCAATATATCTTATATGCCATATCTCAAAAATTAGGTTATGATTTTAATAATACACTATTTATTTTTAATAGAGGTGATGATAAATTAGAAGCTAAAGTTTTAGGAAAGTTAAAAACAGATGTTGGAGAGTTTGTAATTATAAACTTCTCTACACCAAAATTGTTTGAAAAACCAGTTATACATAGAGTGATTGATAAAGTGGAGTTTGATAATAGGACATACTTTATTATAAAAGGGGATAATAATTATATGCATGATCCTGAACTTGTTTCAATTAATCAGATAAAGCAGAGAGTGTTAACTATAGATGGACATCCTTTAATAATCCCATATTTAGGATACCTCTCTATATATGCAAAGGAATATTGGTATATTATAGTTCTTATAATTATATTTGATATACTTTATAAGCAATTGAGAGGGAAAAAATGA
- the yjjX gene encoding inosine/xanthosine triphosphatase has translation MEKACEICGKKAEIFLYGMHLCKDIKCWEEAKKISLARHKMRVVALGSKNPIKVKATKEAFERVIGYSEIIPVDVDSKVSPHPIGLEETYKGALNRAKEAFKKIQCVYSVGIEAGMIELDGHYLDIHVAVVYDGIRETVGLSQGFEYPKIVAEHIMKGIEGKIIAEKISGIKGIGESVGMIGYLTDNHIKREDLCRDAVIMALIPRMKRNVELY, from the coding sequence ATGGAAAAGGCATGTGAAATTTGTGGTAAAAAAGCTGAGATTTTCTTATATGGGATGCATTTATGTAAAGATATTAAATGCTGGGAAGAAGCTAAAAAAATAAGTTTAGCTAGACATAAAATGAGAGTAGTAGCATTAGGATCAAAAAATCCTATTAAAGTTAAAGCTACAAAAGAAGCATTTGAAAGAGTTATAGGTTATTCTGAGATAATTCCTGTAGATGTGGATAGTAAAGTTTCTCCTCATCCTATTGGGTTAGAAGAAACATATAAAGGTGCTTTAAATAGAGCTAAAGAAGCATTTAAAAAGATTCAGTGTGTTTATTCTGTTGGTATTGAAGCAGGAATGATTGAATTAGATGGGCATTATTTGGATATACATGTAGCTGTTGTTTATGATGGAATTAGAGAAACTGTTGGATTATCTCAAGGATTTGAATATCCAAAGATTGTAGCTGAACATATAATGAAAGGCATTGAAGGAAAAATAATAGCTGAAAAAATATCAGGGATAAAAGGTATTGGTGAAAGTGTAGGAATGATAGGATATTTAACAGATAATCATATAAAAAGAGAAGATCTTTGTAGAGATGCAGTAATTATGGCACTTATTCCAAGAATGAAAAGAAATGTTGAGTTATATTGA
- a CDS encoding metallophosphoesterase — protein sequence MKYPGFPRADTNFFRESIMKIKNLTLTEDRAIIYKKYGIIADTHIGFDISFNESGANFPLIQKDRVINNILKLIENYKIKSLIINGDLKHNFYPIKREIEFVNEFLNLLNEHVELILIKGNHDTYLSKITETYDYFELGKYTVTHGHKVVEGDFLILAHEHPSIKIRDEITTYKFPIYLVNKNYIVLPAFNPLSPGNDLVNNYPSSPIIKKDYLDGEVFGITEIGLLEFGKLKDLLEFNRL from the coding sequence ATGAAATATCCCGGTTTTCCAAGGGCAGATACAAACTTTTTTAGAGAGTCTATTATGAAAATAAAAAATTTAACTTTAACAGAGGATAGGGCTATTATTTATAAAAAATATGGAATTATAGCTGATACCCATATTGGTTTTGATATTTCATTCAATGAATCAGGAGCTAATTTTCCATTAATACAAAAAGATAGAGTTATAAATAACATTCTAAAACTTATTGAGAATTATAAAATAAAATCATTAATAATTAATGGGGATCTAAAACATAATTTTTATCCTATAAAAAGAGAAATAGAGTTTGTAAATGAATTTTTAAATTTATTAAATGAACATGTTGAACTAATTTTAATAAAAGGGAACCATGATACTTATTTAAGTAAAATTACAGAGACATATGATTATTTTGAATTAGGTAAATACACTGTAACTCATGGACACAAAGTTGTAGAAGGAGATTTTTTAATTTTGGCTCATGAACATCCTTCTATAAAAATAAGAGATGAGATTACAACATATAAATTTCCAATATATTTAGTAAATAAAAATTATATTGTTTTACCTGCTTTTAATCCTTTATCTCCTGGAAATGATTTGGTTAATAATTATCCTTCATCTCCAATAATAAAAAAAGATTATTTAGATGGGGAAGTGTTTGGAATAACAGAAATTGGATTATTAGAATTTGGGAAATTAAAAGATTTATTAGAATTTAATAGATTATAA
- the ppsA gene encoding phosphoenolpyruvate synthase: protein MKFIAWLDELSNKDVSIAGGKGASLGEMWNAGLPVPPAFVVTADAYRYFIKETGLMEKIKQVLKDLDINNTKALEEASKKIRSMIESEKMPDDLRLAIIEAYNKLCEMCGEEVFVAVRSSATAEDLPDASFAGQQETFLNVKGAENVVKYVQKCFSSLFTPRAIFYREQKGFDHFKVALAAVVQKMVNADKAGVMFTVNPITEKENELVIEAAWGLGEGVVSGAVSPDTYIVDKNTLKILDKHIAKKEIMYVRDEKGETKVVEVPEDMKEKQVLTDDEIVELTEMGIKIEKHYGMPMDVEWAYEGKKCYMLQARPITTLGKRKKKVSEEVEGKILLKGIGASPGIASGRVKIVMDIEEIDKVEEGDILVTKMTTPDMVPAMKKAAAIVTDEGGLTCHAAIVSRELGVPCVVGTKYATKILKDGMLVTVDGEKGVVYEGIIKKEEEEKKEVIVKESPTIITATEVKVNVSMPEAAEKAAKTGADGVGLLRAEHMILGLGKHPKKILEDEGREALINALMEGIRKVADAFYPRPVTYRTLDAPTDEFRNLEGGDREPIEHNPMLGWRGIRRSLDDPDILKCELEAIKRLREEGYKNIEIMIPLVTHPDEVRKVKEIMREVGLEPGKDIKFGIMVETPAAALIIEEFIKEGIDFISLGTNDLTQYTIAIDRNNELVAKYYKEDHPAVLKLVEYVIKTCKKHGVKTSICGQAGSRPHIVEKLVRWGIDSVSANIDAVETIRRVVARTEQKVILDYIRDLHEEKTKNKKL, encoded by the coding sequence ATGAAGTTTATTGCATGGTTAGATGAGTTATCAAATAAGGATGTATCTATAGCTGGAGGTAAAGGAGCTTCATTGGGAGAGATGTGGAATGCAGGCTTACCAGTACCTCCAGCTTTTGTAGTTACTGCTGATGCATACAGATACTTTATTAAAGAGACTGGATTGATGGAGAAGATAAAGCAAGTGTTAAAAGATCTTGATATAAACAATACTAAAGCTTTAGAAGAAGCTTCTAAAAAGATAAGAAGTATGATAGAATCAGAAAAAATGCCTGATGATTTAAGATTGGCAATAATTGAAGCATATAATAAGCTTTGTGAAATGTGTGGGGAAGAGGTTTTTGTAGCTGTTAGAAGTTCAGCAACTGCTGAAGATCTCCCAGATGCTAGCTTTGCTGGACAACAAGAGACTTTTTTAAATGTAAAAGGAGCAGAAAATGTTGTTAAATATGTCCAGAAATGTTTTTCTTCACTATTCACCCCTAGGGCAATATTCTATAGAGAGCAGAAGGGATTTGATCATTTTAAAGTAGCTTTAGCAGCAGTTGTTCAAAAAATGGTAAATGCTGATAAAGCTGGAGTGATGTTTACTGTTAATCCAATAACTGAGAAAGAAAATGAACTTGTCATAGAAGCCGCTTGGGGTTTAGGAGAAGGAGTGGTTAGTGGAGCTGTGTCACCTGATACATACATTGTAGATAAGAACACATTAAAGATTCTTGATAAGCATATAGCTAAAAAAGAGATTATGTATGTTAGAGATGAGAAAGGAGAAACAAAAGTTGTAGAAGTTCCTGAAGATATGAAAGAGAAGCAAGTTTTAACAGATGATGAAATAGTTGAACTAACAGAAATGGGTATAAAAATAGAAAAGCATTATGGAATGCCTATGGATGTAGAATGGGCCTATGAAGGGAAGAAATGTTATATGTTACAAGCTAGACCAATAACTACATTAGGTAAGAGAAAAAAGAAGGTTAGTGAGGAAGTTGAAGGAAAGATATTATTAAAAGGTATTGGAGCTTCTCCAGGGATAGCATCTGGTAGGGTTAAAATAGTTATGGATATAGAAGAGATAGATAAAGTAGAAGAGGGGGATATATTAGTTACTAAAATGACTACTCCAGATATGGTCCCTGCTATGAAAAAAGCTGCTGCTATAGTTACTGATGAAGGAGGTTTAACTTGTCATGCTGCTATTGTATCCAGAGAGTTAGGAGTTCCTTGTGTTGTAGGAACAAAATATGCTACTAAAATATTAAAAGATGGAATGTTAGTTACTGTTGATGGAGAAAAAGGAGTGGTGTATGAAGGAATTATTAAAAAAGAGGAAGAAGAGAAGAAAGAAGTAATTGTTAAAGAATCTCCAACAATAATAACTGCTACTGAAGTTAAAGTTAATGTTTCAATGCCAGAAGCTGCAGAAAAGGCTGCTAAGACTGGTGCTGATGGAGTAGGATTGTTAAGAGCAGAGCATATGATTTTAGGTTTAGGAAAACATCCAAAGAAGATATTAGAAGATGAGGGAAGAGAAGCTTTAATTAATGCTTTAATGGAAGGAATTAGAAAAGTTGCTGATGCCTTTTACCCAAGACCTGTTACATACAGAACATTGGATGCTCCTACTGATGAGTTTAGAAACTTAGAAGGTGGAGATAGAGAACCAATAGAACATAATCCAATGCTTGGATGGAGAGGAATTAGAAGAAGTTTAGATGATCCAGATATACTAAAATGTGAGTTAGAAGCTATAAAAAGATTGAGAGAAGAGGGGTATAAGAATATAGAGATAATGATTCCATTGGTAACACACCCAGATGAAGTTAGGAAAGTTAAAGAAATAATGAGAGAAGTTGGTTTAGAACCTGGAAAAGATATAAAGTTTGGAATAATGGTTGAAACCCCTGCTGCAGCTTTAATTATTGAAGAATTTATAAAAGAAGGTATAGACTTTATTAGCTTAGGAACAAATGATTTAACACAATATACAATAGCTATAGATAGAAATAATGAACTTGTAGCTAAATATTATAAAGAAGACCATCCAGCAGTTTTAAAATTGGTAGAATATGTTATAAAGACATGTAAAAAACATGGTGTAAAGACATCAATATGTGGGCAAGCAGGATCAAGGCCACATATTGTTGAAAAGTTGGTAAGATGGGGAATTGACAGTGTTTCAGCAAATATAGATGCTGTTGAAACAATAAGAAGGGTTGTAGCAAGAACTGAGCAAAAGGTTATCTTGGATTATATAAGAGATTTACATGAAGAAAAAACTAAAAACAAAAAATTATAA
- the radB gene encoding DNA repair and recombination protein RadB: MIRNIILGYANKGLLTQIYGQPGAGKTNICLLNTINYSKEGKVVYIDTESGLSIERLKQITENYKDVLKNMIIYNVFDFFEQDKVIQKELIEICKNNISLVVVDNISSLYRLELTDKAEKNIVLNRMLGNQLKVLAKIAKIYNIPVIITNQIRETINGFEASGGHLLEYWSKCIIRLEKLGEDRLAILEKHLFAGEDRVRFRIVDNGIVILD; the protein is encoded by the coding sequence ATGATAAGAAATATTATTCTGGGCTATGCTAATAAAGGACTCTTAACACAAATATATGGTCAGCCAGGAGCTGGTAAGACAAATATTTGTTTGTTAAACACTATAAACTACTCCAAAGAAGGAAAAGTTGTATATATTGATACTGAGAGTGGATTATCTATAGAGAGATTAAAACAAATAACTGAAAATTACAAGGATGTATTAAAAAATATGATTATTTATAATGTATTTGATTTTTTTGAACAAGATAAGGTAATTCAAAAAGAACTGATAGAGATATGTAAAAATAACATTAGCTTAGTGGTTGTTGATAATATCTCTTCTTTATACAGATTAGAGCTAACTGACAAAGCTGAAAAAAATATTGTTTTAAATAGAATGTTAGGGAATCAATTAAAGGTTTTGGCTAAGATAGCTAAGATTTATAACATTCCTGTTATCATAACAAATCAAATAAGAGAGACAATAAATGGATTTGAAGCTTCTGGTGGGCATTTATTGGAGTATTGGAGTAAATGTATAATAAGATTAGAGAAGTTAGGTGAAGATAGATTAGCTATTTTGGAAAAACACTTATTTGCTGGAGAAGATAGAGTTAGATTTAGAATAGTTGATAATGGAATTGTTATTTTAGATTAG
- the frhD gene encoding coenzyme F420-reducing hydrogenase, FrhD protein, protein MILIVGCGNVLFGDDGFGYEVIKRLEEIKLPENVKLIDAGASGAYYLMDIVDENVEKIIIVDAIDYGLKPGEIKILSVDELPNIRKYTFDAHAVPLAPFLKDLAEKGIEVKVIGCQVKNLPIPEINPGLSEEVKKAVDKAVKIILEEIL, encoded by the coding sequence ATGATCTTAATAGTTGGTTGTGGAAATGTTTTATTTGGTGATGACGGTTTTGGCTATGAAGTTATAAAAAGATTGGAAGAAATAAAATTACCTGAAAATGTTAAGCTTATTGATGCTGGGGCTAGTGGAGCTTACTATTTAATGGATATAGTAGATGAAAATGTAGAGAAAATAATAATTGTTGATGCCATTGATTATGGATTAAAACCTGGGGAGATAAAGATTTTAAGTGTAGATGAGTTACCTAATATAAGAAAATATACTTTTGATGCTCATGCTGTCCCTTTAGCCCCATTTTTAAAAGACTTGGCAGAGAAAGGGATTGAGGTAAAGGTTATTGGATGTCAGGTAAAAAATTTACCCATCCCAGAAATAAACCCAGGATTGTCAGAAGAGGTAAAAAAAGCTGTGGATAAAGCTGTGAAAATTATATTAGAAGAGATACTATGA